The genomic DNA ATGCAGAAGCAGCAAAAATTGCATGTTGTTCAACCTTTCATTTTCAAAGAATGTTTTCATATATTGCAGAAGTACCATTATCTGAATATATTAGACGAAGACGTATGACTAAGGCTGCATTTGAACTTCAGAACAGTAACATCAAAATTTTAGAACTATCTGAGAAGTATGGTTACGATTCACCAACATCTTTTAATAGAGCTTTTCAAAATATACATAACATTTCTCCATCTGCAGCTAGAGCAAAGGGTGTTGTTTTAAAAGCATATCCTAAGATGACATTAAGCATTTATGTAAAAGGAAATATAGAAATGCAATATCGTATTGTAGAAAAGAAAGGGTTTCGTATTGTTGGTATAAAAGAAAGTATGAACATGATTGTAGAAGAGTGTTTTGAGAAAGTTCCTAAGTTATGGGCTAAATGCATAAAAAATGGAACAATTGATAAACTTTCAGAGTTAATAAATAACGAACCTTGTGGATTGCTTGGAGTTAGTGTGTGTACAAATAGTAAGGGTTTAGATTATTATATTGCTGCTCCAACAGATAAGCCTGTATTAGAAGATACTCATGAATACTTAATACCATCAGGCACATGGGCAGTATTTGAATGTGTTTCTCCAATGCCAAATGCTCTGGCAATACAGGAATTGCAAAAAAGAATTATTACTGAGTGGTTACCAAGTTCTGGGTATGTGTATGCTAATTTACCAGATATTGAACTTTATCCCAATGGCGATATCAATGCTCCTGATTATACTACAGAAGTTTGGATTCCAATTCAGAAACCAAATTAAAATTAATAAATAATATGGAATTAATAAATAACATTAAAATTAATAAACAACATGAAATTCTAAAATTACAGGCTGAAAATAGTCTGTTATTTTTTTGTAAATATGGAAAGTAAGCTTTACATAAATGGAATATAGTTGTATAATTATGGAAAGTAGACTTTCCGTAGTTGAGATATTAAAGGGGGATAGATGTGAAAAATAGATTAGAAGAAATAAGAAAAGAAAGAGGCATAAAACAAGAAGAACTTGCTTCTATTTTGCAAGTATCAAGACAAACTATAGGTTCATTAGAAAATGGTAGGTATAATCCTTCTATCATCTTAGCCTTTAAGATAGCTAGATACTTTGATATGAGTATTGAAGAAATATTTATTTATGAGGAGGAGTAAAAATGAAAAAGAATATGTTATATGTTGGAATTATATATTTTATTTGTGGAATTTTACTTGTTTTATTGGCTACATTTACTGAGTTTTCATTTGAGGCCTTTATTTGGGGATTATCTGGAGCTGCTTTAGGTCCAGGTGTATGTATGATTCTTCAATATATGTATTGGAGTAAACCTGAAAGAGCAGTAGATTATGAAGAAAAGATAAAAAATCAAAGGATAGAGATGAATGATGAAAGAAGAATTATGTTACGTGATAAAGCTGGACGTATCACTAATCAAATCATGTGCTATGTTCTTGTAATTCTTATATTTATTGTTTCTATATTGAGTGTATTTTCTGTAATGGTAATAAGCAAGTGGGTTTTAGTTGTTCTTGGATTGCTTATTTTATTTCAATTTATTTGTAGTGTTGTTGTATACAATAAATTAGATAAAAGGTTGTAATAAGTTATGATATAAAATAGAAAATTATATAAAAGTAAATTAGTTTTTAAATTAATGCTAGAAGATAAATTTATATAATTATATAAATTTTAAAAAGACACAGTAATTTCAAAAAATAACTTAAAATTTAAATCAAAAATAAAAAAACTCCTAATCTATTGAATAAATAGCTTTAGGAGTTTTTAATGGTGCCCGAGGCCGGACTCGAACCGGCACGGAGTATTAGTCCGGTGGATTTTGAGTCCACTGCGTCTACCAATTCCACCACTCGGGCATGTCATGTATATTATTATAGCAAAAAAATATATTGTTTGCAACATATTTAATTTTAATATACTATTATTATTATGGGAATATTAAATAACAGTATATTGGTATATAATATATATGTTACAAAAATAGATAATTTTTAGGAGTGATATAATTTGGAAAAAAAATTAATTATAATAGATGGAAATTCAATAATAAATAGAGCTTTTTATGCTCTTCCAGAAATGAATAATAAAGAAGGGCTAAAGACCAATGCAATATATGGATTTACAACAATGCTATTTAAAATGATAGATATATATAAACCAACACATATAAGTGTAGCATTTGACAGAAAAGCACCTACATTTAGACATTTAGAATATAAAGAGTATAAGGCTGGAAGAAAGGGAATGCCAGATGAACTGGCAGAACAATTACAGCCATTAAAAGACCTTTTAGATAAATTTAGAATAAATAGATTGGAAATAGATGGCTATGAGGCAGATGATATTATAGGTACTGTTTCTAAAAAAGCAGAAGAAAATGGATATAAGGTATACATAGTAACTGGAGACAAAGATGCTATTCAACTTGCTTCAGACAATACAACTACTCTTATAACAAAAAAAGGAGTTGGAGAAGTTGAAGAATACAACTTTAATTCTGTAATTGAAAAATACGAGATGACTCCAACACAATTTATCGATTTAAAGGGTCTTATGGGAGACAAGTCTGATAATATACCTGGAGTACCTGGAATAGGTGAAAAAACAGGTATAAAGCTTATAAAAGAGTTTTCTAGTATAGAGAATCTAATAGAGAATACAGATAAGCTTAAAGGTAGTGTAAAAAAGAAAATAGAGGAAAACAAAGAAATAGCTATTCAAAGTAAAAGACTTGCAACAATTATAAGAGATGTGCCAATAGAAGTGGATTTAGATAGTATGATTTTTGGCGATTATGATAAAGATGAACTTTTAGATAAATTTAGATACTTTGGATTTACAAGTCTCTTATCAAGATTAGTTGATTTGGTCGATTCAGATGACACAGAACACGTAGAAGAAAAAATAGAAATATTAAAATTAAAAGATATAGAAAAATTTATAGATGAAGTAAACAAAAAAGGACAAGTTATTTTAAAAACTGTTAGAGGACAAGGTAATATACTTGAAAAAAATATAATATATATTTTTATAAGTGTAGATGGAGAAAAAATATATTATGTAGATTCAAATGAAGTGTCAAAGTTAGATAGTATATTTTCAAATAATGAAATTAAAAAGTATGGATATAATTTAAAAGATGATTATATATCTTTAAAACCATATAATATAAACTTAGAAAATATGTATTTTGATATAACAATAGCTGAGTACTTAATAGATTCAACTTCATCTACCTCATATGATTGTAGTGCAATAGCTATGAAGTATTTATCAAAAAAGGTTAAATCAAAAGAAGAATTATTAGGAAAGGGTGTTAAATCTAAAAACTATGAGGATTTAGAATTTGAGGATTTAGCAGAGTATATGGGTCAAATAATATGCACAGTTAAAGAAACAGTTCCTATGATGGAAAGAAGTCTAATGGATATGAGTATGGATGGTCTTTTTTATCATGTAGAGATGCCTTTAGTAGAAGTCTTAGGTCATATGGAGTATGAAGGTATAAAAGTAGACAAAAGTATATTGGATGAATTGAGTGTTGAATTTAAAGAAATAATAGCTACATTAGAAAAGGAAATTTATGAATTATCAGGAGAGCCATTCAATATAAATTCACCAAAACAATTGGGTGTTATATTATTTGAAAAATTAGAGCTTCCAATAATTAAAAAAACTAAAACTGGATATTCAACTAATGCAGATGTTTTAGAAAAATTAAGAGATAAGCATCCAATAATAGATAAGATAACTGAGTATAGACAAATAGTAAAGTTAAATTCTACTTACGTTGAAGGACTTTTAAATATAATAAATCCAGAAAGTAATAGAATACATTCATCATTTAATCAAACTATAACGACTACAGGAAGAATTTCATCTACAGAACCAAATCTTCAAAATATACCTATAAAAATGGAAATGGGTAGAAAAATAAGAAAAGTGTTTATTGCAGATGATAACTGTAAGTTGGTTGATGCCGATTACTCACAAGTAGAGCTAAGAGTTCTTGCACATATGAGTCAGGATGAAAATATGATAGAAGCATTTAAACATCATGAAGATATTCATACCAAAACAGCTTCACAAGTTTTTAATGTTCCTATGGAAGATGTTACTAGTGAATTGAGAGGTGCAGCTAAAGCTGTAAACTTTGGTATTATATATGGTAAAAGTGACTTTGGTCTAGCTGATGATTTAAATATACCTGTTCCAAAGGCGAAAGAATATATCGAAAGTTATTTTGCTAAATACCATAAAATAAAAGAGTTTATGGACACAACAGTAGAAAAGGCTAGTGAGGATGGATATGCTGTAACAATTTTAAACAGAAGAAGATATATACCAGAAATAAAGTCAAGCAATTTTATGGAAAGAAATAGAGGAAAGAGATTTGCAATGAATGCACCAATACAAGGAAGTGCAGCAGATATAATAAAAATTGCTATGATAAATGTTCATAAAAAATTGGAAGAGAACAATTTGAAATCAAAACTTATACTACAAGTTCACGACGAGTTGATAGTTGAAGCAATTGATGATGAAATAGATATAGTTAAGAAAATAGTAAAAGAAGAAATGGAAAATGCTGTAAATATGGATGTTCACTTAGATGTAGATTTAAATGTAGGTAGTTCTTGGTATGAGACAAAGTAGGTGATTTTATGTTGATATTAGGACTTACAGGAGGAATAGGCTGTGGAAAAAGCAGCCTATCAAATATATTTAGAAATCTTAACATTCCTATAGTGGATGCTGATATTATATCCAGGAAGATATTTGAGGATAAGTTGTTATTGGAAAAAATATTTGTCCATTTTGGGCAAAGTATAAAAAATGATGATGGAACTCTAAATAGAAAAGCTCTTGGGAAAATAGTTTTTAGTGATGAAGAAAAACTTAAGGAATTAAATAACTTGACTCATCCACGAATAAGAGAAAAAATAATAAGTGAAATAGAAAAATTGAGAAAAAAAGGCGAAAATATAGTAGTGTTAGATGCGGCAATATTGGTAGAAAGTGGTTTTTTAGATATGGTTGACAAGCTATTAGTAGTTACTTGTAAACAAGAAGTACAAATTAGTAGAATACAAAAGAGAGATAATTGCAGTGAGCAGGAAGCACTTAGTAGGATAAATTCACAGATGAGTCAGGAAGAAAAATCCAAATATGGTGATTATATAATAGATAATTCGGGAACAATAACTGAATTAGAAAGTAAAGCACATAAATTTATTGAGTACATGAAGGAGAATTGGCGTGAATAGTAAGAAAGTATTGATTCTATCTATTTTTATAATCTTATTTGGGGCACTATTAATGGAAAGCAAAGTAATACATAAATTTTTATATCCTAAAAAATATTCAGAGTATGTAGAAAAGTATTCGAAAGAATTTAATTTAGATGAAAATATAGTTTACAGTGTTATTAAAGCCGAAAGTAAGTTTAATAGTTCTGCTGTTTCAAAAAAGGAAGCAAAAGGATTAATGCAAATATTAGACATAACTAGAGATTGGGGAGCAGAGGAACTAAATTTAAAAAATGTGGATATTTTCGACCCAGAGACTAATATAAGACTTGGCTGTTGGTATTTAAGTAAGTTATACAAAGAATTTGGTAAATTAGATTTAGTGATAGCTGCATATAATGGTGGTTCAGGTAATGTGAAAAAATGGTTAGAAAATAATGAATATAGTAAAGATGGCGAAAATCTACATGATATACCTTTTAAGCAAACTTCAAAATATGTAGAAAAAGTAAAAAATAATTACGAACATTATAATAAGATATATGGCAAGAAAGGAAAAAACTAATGAAGAGAATAAAAGTCTTAACAGTCGTTTTAGCTATAACTCTTATGGTAGCTGGTTGTAGTAATACTAAAACAAAACAAAGTAGTAGTGATTCAAGTTTACAAAGTCAAAGTTCTATAGATGCTAAGTATATAAACTTAACAATGGTAACTCCAAAAACTATAAATCCTATAACTAATACTGATAAGTCTGTTGGTTATATAATGAATTTAGTTTATGATAGTTTATTTACTATAGATGAGAACTACAATGTAATTCCTCAATTAGTTAAGGAGTATAATATAGCTCAGGATGGAATGAGTATAGATATAAAGCTAAAAGATGCAAAGTGGCATGATGGAAAAAATGTTACTTCAAATGATGTAAACTATACTATTGGTTTAATTCAAAAAAGTGCAGATAGTCCATATAATGAATTTACTAAAAATATAGCTTCTGTGAATATTAAATCAGATAAAGACTTTACAATAAAATTTAAAGCTAGATATGCTTTTTCAATTGATAGTTTAATTTTTCCAATTGTATCTCAAAATCATTTAGATTCAAAAGATGTAAATGACAAGAATAATAATATGATAGGAAATGGGAAATATAAAATAGAATCATATACAGAAAGAGAAGGAATGGTTTTATCTGTAAACAAAGATTACTATGAAGAAGTTCCAAAAACCATGAAGAACATAAAAGTAGGTATGGTGCCTAATGAAGATGCAAGGACATCTATGGTTATGGCTCTTGATAGTGATATAACCAATGTTACATTAAATGATTTAAGTAAGTTTCAAGAAAAAGAGTTTAATATAACAAAATATCAAGGAAGAGATTATGAGTGTGTATTATTTAATTATAATAATCCTTTTTTCAAAGATGTTAATTTTAGAAAAGCAATTGCACACTCTATAGATAAAGATAGAATTATTAGTGAAGGTTATATGGATGATGCTACTCCAGTTAATTTTCCACTTAATTCAAAATCAAAATACTATAATAGTGAAATGAAGGATTTAGAGTTTAATAAAGATAAGGCGATAGAGTGTCTTGCTAAGGTAGAATATGCAAATGTAAACTCAGTAAATCAAAATGACAATAAAGTAAAAAATCAGAAAAAATCAGCTAAAAAGAACTCAAAGAAGCTTACGCCAGAAGAAGAAGCAAAAGCTAAAAAAGCAGAAGAAGATAGAATCAAAAAAGAAGCTGAAGAGAAAAAAAATAGAGAAAAAGAGGAAGTAAAGAAAAGTCTTTCTGAAATGAACTTAAAGATAATAGTAAACAGAGATAATAGTGAGAGAATAAAAACTGCAAACATAATAAATGAAAACTTAAAAGCTATAGGAATAAATAGTACAGTAAATCAGCTGTCAGATAAGGATATGGAAAATGCTCTTAATTCTAAAAATTATGATTTAGCATTAGTTGGATGGAAACTATCAATTATACCAGATGCAAGTAGTATTATAGCGAGTAGTGGATATACTGATGATAAGTTAAATGGATATATGTCTGCACTTACAAGTTCTACGTCTGAAATTGAAACAAAAAAAGCATACAAAGATGTACAGACATATATAAAAGATAATGCAACATTTATAAGTTTAGCTGTGAGAAACAACTATATTGTAAGTAATAGTAGATTAAAAGGTAAAATTACTCCAAATGATTTTGATGTATATGAGGGAATATCTAATTTAGATATAAAATCGAATGAATCAAATTAAATGATTAATTTCTATTTAAAAAGTATAAACTATATGATAGAATACCCTTATAGGGTATAAGGAGGTAATTAAATGAAGAAGAAACTATTAGTAGAAGGTATGAGTTGTGGTCATTGTGTAAACCATCTTAAAACTGCATTAACAGAAGATATAGATGGTATTGAAGTTTTAGATGTAGATTTAGAAAATAAGTGTGCATCTGTAGATATGAAAGATGATGTATCTATTGAAAAATTAAAAGAAGTGATAGCAGAATTAGGATTTGAACTAAAGGGAATTGAATAGAAATTGATAAACTAAAAAAAGACCTCTATTGGGGGAGTAATAGAGGTCTAAAAATGGGGGAGATTGAGTATGTTTGATTTTACATTACTATTATCTCCCCTTTTAAATTAATATATACATAAAAAGTAAAAAAATTTTGTAATGACTCACATTTCTTGAGCTTTTTGAATATACTATAAATAGCTAAGGGAGGGAGTATCATGGAATCTAGGGGATATAAAGAGGATTTAAAAAAAATGATACTTGATATGGCCCACAAAGAACTTGAGAGTTATGTATCACAAAAAGGAGCAAAAAAATACTTTGAAGGTAACTTGGATAAGATTATTAATAATAATATAAAAAAATTCAATCAAAGTATTGGTCTTAATAGAGTATATTTAAAAATGTTAAAAAAGTGTGCATATCAAGAAAGTGTAACTTCAATATCAAGGACTATAAAGAAAGAAGCATTATTTAAATCAAAAAAAGAGCTATTTGCTTTTTCAGAGTACTTAAAACTTGATATTAACAAGCGACTTTCATATAATCAAATTTTAAGAAAAATATCAAGATATATATACTACAATAGAAGTTCATATGCTCAAAAATACGTTGTTTTCAAAAGAGGAGATGAAGAATATCTTTTAGAACCAGAGAAAATAAAAGATGAATTAATATCAAGCTATAGGTCAAAGACTAGAGAAGATATGAGGTCAATAGCAAAACTTTTGGATATAGAAGTAGAAGATGATTATAATGCTGAAGATATTAGAAAAAAAGTAATAAATTATATTATTAAAGAAAAACTTAAAAGTTAGAGTTTTAAAGAATAAGTTCTGCCAATTTGCATGATTAAGTATAACTTGGGTATAAATTTTTTATGCATTTGAAAGAGCTTATTCTTTTTTTGACATATTCTTTTAAATAATTTACCATGATTTGGTAATTGGTCATCATCATTCAAATTTTTAACTTAATATGATTTAAATAAATTTATAATAATGATATAATATAAAAAAAATAAAAATTGGAGAGTGATTTCAAAATGAAGTTTAATTTTTGTCATAACAATTTCAATGTTACTAATTTAGAAAAAAGTTTAGATTTTTATAAAAAAGCTTTAGGGCTTAAAGAGGTAAAGCGCAAGGAAGCAGAAGATGGAAGTTTTATATTAGTTTATTTAGGAGATGGCATTACTAGTCATACATTAGAATTAACTTGGCTTAGAGATTGGGATAGACCATATAATTTAGGAGACAATGAATTTCATCTGGCTTTAGAAGTTGAGGAGTTTGATGAGGCAAAAAAACTTCATAAAGATTTAGATTGCATATGTTTTGAAAATGAAAGTATGGGAATTTATTTTATAGCGGACCCAGATAATTATTGGATTGAAATACTTCCTAAAAATCACTAATTTTAAGGATATGTTTATAATTTCTTTACAATTAATAAGAAAATAAGTTATCATTAAATTGTAGGGACTAAAAATGGATAATAATGTTATGAATTTATGACTATAAAAATTTGTTGGGGGGAGTGATAGTAGTGAAAAAAGCTATAGCAGCTTTAGGAATTGGGGCAGTAGCAGTATCTGTTAGCTCCATAAATGCAAGTGCTCTTGAAAAGGGAACAGTAACAGCAAGTGCCTTGAATATAAGAAGTGGACCAAGTTCTGATTGCGATAAGGTAGCAAAATTATACAAGGGAAAAACTGTAGAGATTTTAGAAAAGTCTAATGGATGGTATAAAGTAAGGGTATCGAGTTCTGTTGTTGGATGGGGAAGTGCAAAATACATATCAACAAGTGGTTCGTCTGAAGGTACATCAAGTCAAAATAATTCAACTTCAAGTGGGACAACTATTAGTGGAAATGGTAAAGTAAATGTGAGTTCTAGACTGAATGTAAGAAGTGGTGCAGGTACTAACTATTCATTAGTTGGTAAAGCAAATAATGGAGATGTAGTAAAGTTACTAGAACAAAGCAATGGATGGTATAAAATAAAACTATCAAATGGAGTTACTGGATGGGCTAGTAGCCAATATATCTCTAAAACATCAGAGGATGTTGGAACGAACAATTCTAGTAATTCAAATAGTACTAATAATTCTGATAAAAAACCATCTAGCGAAGAATCAATTGAAGGAAAGAATGGTAAGGTAACATCTGCTGTGAGTTTAAATGTAAGAAGTGGTCCTGGGACAAGCTATTCTATAATAGGAAAATTAAATGGTGGAGATGTTGTTGAATTAAAAGCTAAAAGTAATGGTTGGTATAAGGTAAAGTTATCGAGTGGAACAATTGGATGGGTGAGTGCCAGTTATATTTCTGAGACTAATGAGGATACAAAAGAAAAACCAAATTCATCATCTAACCAAAATTCTCAATCTAATAGTAACTCAAAGCCATCATTTACTGGAAATTCAGATAAATCTACAGCAAAAGGTTCAACAATCGTAGATTTTGCATATACTCTTATTGGAATACCATATCAATGGGGAGCTTCAGGGCCTGATAAATTTGACTGTTCTGGATTTACACAGTATGTTTTTAAACATTCTGTAGGCGTTTCTATTCCTAGAGTTTCTAGAGAACAGGCTAATTTTGGAAGTGCAATTTCTATGGGGAATTATGCACCAGGAGATTTAGTTTATTTTGACACTGATGGTGATGGAACAACTAATCATGTAGGTATATATGTAGGAAATAGTAAATTTATCCATTGTAGTGGTACTCAGACTAATCCTAATAAGGTTAAAGTAGATAATTTAACTAGTTCATATTGGTCTAAAGTATTACTTGGTGCAAGAAGATTTGTTTAGTAAGTACAATTTCTTATTAAAAAATTAGAAGAAATAATTATTTATATTCATAAATTGTGACTCTTAAAAATATACTTTATTAATAATATAATTTTGGGAGGGACAAACTAATGAATAGAAGAAAAACGATATACAGAGGATTTAATAATAATAGACATAAGATTGATTTACGTAAATATGTTATAACGATTGCTTGCTTGTGTCTAATTGGCTATTATTCTTATACAAAAATAAAAGATAGCAAGATATTGGAGTATGTATCGGCTAAAATACCATTTCTAAATAATTCATCAGATATAACTTATAAAGATATATCTGATGAATTAAATTCAATAAAAAAAGGGAAAAAATCTAAATCACAAACCAATTCAGATGATAAACAAGAAACTAATCCAGAAAAAGCGGTAAATAACACTAAAGAGCCAGAAGAAGTCAAATTAGCTACTATAGAAGGCTGGGATATGTATACTATTCAAGTTGCTGCAATAGATAATAATGATGATTTGAAAAAAATACAGACATCATTAGTTAATAATGACATACCTTTTTCAGTTATGGAGAAGGATGGAGTAAAAAAAATACAGACCTATTCCTCTTTTGATGAAAATGATGTTAGAAAGCAGATAAGCAGTGTAAGAAAGGTGTTTCCAGATGCATTTTTATCACACTTAGATGCACCTATGTTGTCTTTAGAGTATACAAGTAACTACGCTTATATAGAGAGTATATCTAAAGAATTAAATAAATTAATAACAAACTTTAAAGAAGAATCAAGTTTTTGGTCGAATGCTGAAAATAATGTAGATATGGAAAAATATAATACTATTTTGACAAATAGAAAGGCAATATCACAAAATATATCAAAAGAAGCTGAAAAGATTGACTATTCTGAAATGCGTTTATTTAAAGATAATTTAATAGAGTATGTAAAGAATGTGAATGAAAAAATTGATACAGCTTCAAAAGCAGCAAATGAAGAAAAATATAGTGTAAGTAAAAGTCTGCTTTTATCATCCATGCAGGAGTACTCTATGTTTATAAATTCTATAAAATAAAATACAGAAAATTTGGACTTTAGAAAGCTATATGAAAAGGATTGTTTAATTAAGCAATCCTTTTCCTCGGTTTGACTTAATATAGAGGTATTGATTTATAAAATAAATTATAAAAATACGGATATTTTTTTAACAATTGTTAAGATTTTTTAATATATATAGTATACTTATAGAAGGCAGAAAAAATGTTTTTTTATAGATAAGGGGGTAAAACAATGAAACTCTTAACTTTTAAGGGAGGGATACATCCTCCATATAGAAAAGAGTACTCTAACACAAAGGCACTTGAAAAAGCTCAAGCTCCAAAGATAGTTTACATTCCTCTTCAGCAACATATAGGGGCACCAGCTAAACCTATTGTTGAAGTTGGTGATGAAGTAAAGTTTGGGCAAAAAATAGGTGAACAACAAGGTTTTGTTTCATGTAACGTTCATTCTTCAGTATCAGGTAAAGTTATTGCTATTGAACAACATGAAGTACCAGGAGGTTCAGCTCAATGTGTAGTTATCGAAAATGACTTTAAGGAAGAATTACATGAGAGTGTTCAACCAAAAGGTCAGTTAGAGGATTTGAGCAAAGAAGATATAGTAGGTATCATAAAAGAGGCAGGAATAGTAGGTATGGGTGGAGCTACATTCCCTAACCATGTAAAAGTATCTCCTCCACCAGATAGCAAGGCAGAAGTAGTTATATTAAATGGTGCAGAATGTGAACCATACTTAACTGCAGACCACAGATTAATGGTTGAAAATCCAGAAGATGTTGTGTTTGGTTTAAGAGCATTAATGAAGGTATTAGATGTCAAAAAAGGATTTATAGGAATTGAAACGAATAAACCAGATGCTATAGAAGCAATTCAAAATGTAGCTAAAGACTATAGCGAAATCGAAGTTGTTGGCCTTCAAGTGAAATATCCACAAGGAGCAGAGAAACAACTTATTTATGCGTGTACAGGCAAAGAAGTTCCATCTGGTGGATTACCAATAGCAGCAGGTGCAGTTGTTGACAACGTTGCCACAGCAGCACAGATAGCTAAGTCTATTAAAACAGGTATGCCTTTGGTTGAAAGAATCACTACAATAACAGGTAGTTGCATCAAAGAGCCAAAGAACCTAATAACAAAAGTTGGAACATTAGTTTCAGAAATAATAGAACAATGTGGTGGATTTAAAGAAGATAAGAAGATTGGTAAGGTTATAATGGGTGGACCTATGATGGGAATAGCTCAATATACTACTGAAATAGCGACTAACAAAGGTTCTTCAGGAATTTTATGTTTGGATGAGGAAGAATCACGTACTCCAGATATTCAAAACTGTTTAAGATGTGGAAGATGTACAGATGTATGTCCATCATTCTTACAACCACTTTTCATAAGTGCATATTCTTTAAAAGATGACTATGACACAGCTGAATATCATAGAGCAATGGATTGTATAGAATGTGGGTCTTGCTCATTTATTTGTCCAGCAAGAAGACCATTACTTCAATCTATAAGATCAGCAAAGAGAGAAATAGGAGCAAAGAGAAGAAAGCAAGCTGCTCAGAAATAAAGAAAGTTAAGGGGGAAAAACGATGGAAAATAAGTTGATAGTATCATCTTCTCCTCATGTGAGAAGTAATGAAGATACTTCATATATAATGAAACAAGTTATTATAGCACTCCTTCCAGCAGCAGTAGCAGGAGTATACTTCTTTAGACTT from Clostridioides difficile ATCC 9689 = DSM 1296 includes the following:
- a CDS encoding AraC family transcriptional regulator, with protein sequence MEWINKLNQAITYIEENLESGVDYAEAAKIACCSTFHFQRMFSYIAEVPLSEYIRRRRMTKAAFELQNSNIKILELSEKYGYDSPTSFNRAFQNIHNISPSAARAKGVVLKAYPKMTLSIYVKGNIEMQYRIVEKKGFRIVGIKESMNMIVEECFEKVPKLWAKCIKNGTIDKLSELINNEPCGLLGVSVCTNSKGLDYYIAAPTDKPVLEDTHEYLIPSGTWAVFECVSPMPNALAIQELQKRIITEWLPSSGYVYANLPDIELYPNGDINAPDYTTEVWIPIQKPN
- the polA gene encoding DNA polymerase I yields the protein MEKKLIIIDGNSIINRAFYALPEMNNKEGLKTNAIYGFTTMLFKMIDIYKPTHISVAFDRKAPTFRHLEYKEYKAGRKGMPDELAEQLQPLKDLLDKFRINRLEIDGYEADDIIGTVSKKAEENGYKVYIVTGDKDAIQLASDNTTTLITKKGVGEVEEYNFNSVIEKYEMTPTQFIDLKGLMGDKSDNIPGVPGIGEKTGIKLIKEFSSIENLIENTDKLKGSVKKKIEENKEIAIQSKRLATIIRDVPIEVDLDSMIFGDYDKDELLDKFRYFGFTSLLSRLVDLVDSDDTEHVEEKIEILKLKDIEKFIDEVNKKGQVILKTVRGQGNILEKNIIYIFISVDGEKIYYVDSNEVSKLDSIFSNNEIKKYGYNLKDDYISLKPYNINLENMYFDITIAEYLIDSTSSTSYDCSAIAMKYLSKKVKSKEELLGKGVKSKNYEDLEFEDLAEYMGQIICTVKETVPMMERSLMDMSMDGLFYHVEMPLVEVLGHMEYEGIKVDKSILDELSVEFKEIIATLEKEIYELSGEPFNINSPKQLGVILFEKLELPIIKKTKTGYSTNADVLEKLRDKHPIIDKITEYRQIVKLNSTYVEGLLNIINPESNRIHSSFNQTITTTGRISSTEPNLQNIPIKMEMGRKIRKVFIADDNCKLVDADYSQVELRVLAHMSQDENMIEAFKHHEDIHTKTASQVFNVPMEDVTSELRGAAKAVNFGIIYGKSDFGLADDLNIPVPKAKEYIESYFAKYHKIKEFMDTTVEKASEDGYAVTILNRRRYIPEIKSSNFMERNRGKRFAMNAPIQGSAADIIKIAMINVHKKLEENNLKSKLILQVHDELIVEAIDDEIDIVKKIVKEEMENAVNMDVHLDVDLNVGSSWYETK
- a CDS encoding helix-turn-helix transcriptional regulator, whose translation is MKNRLEEIRKERGIKQEELASILQVSRQTIGSLENGRYNPSIILAFKIARYFDMSIEEIFIYEEE
- a CDS encoding lytic transglycosylase domain-containing protein is translated as MNSKKVLILSIFIILFGALLMESKVIHKFLYPKKYSEYVEKYSKEFNLDENIVYSVIKAESKFNSSAVSKKEAKGLMQILDITRDWGAEELNLKNVDIFDPETNIRLGCWYLSKLYKEFGKLDLVIAAYNGGSGNVKKWLENNEYSKDGENLHDIPFKQTSKYVEKVKNNYEHYNKIYGKKGKN
- the coaE gene encoding dephospho-CoA kinase (Dephospho-CoA kinase (CoaE) performs the final step in coenzyme A biosynthesis.), with the translated sequence MLILGLTGGIGCGKSSLSNIFRNLNIPIVDADIISRKIFEDKLLLEKIFVHFGQSIKNDDGTLNRKALGKIVFSDEEKLKELNNLTHPRIREKIISEIEKLRKKGENIVVLDAAILVESGFLDMVDKLLVVTCKQEVQISRIQKRDNCSEQEALSRINSQMSQEEKSKYGDYIIDNSGTITELESKAHKFIEYMKENWRE
- a CDS encoding ABC transporter substrate-binding protein: MKRIKVLTVVLAITLMVAGCSNTKTKQSSSDSSLQSQSSIDAKYINLTMVTPKTINPITNTDKSVGYIMNLVYDSLFTIDENYNVIPQLVKEYNIAQDGMSIDIKLKDAKWHDGKNVTSNDVNYTIGLIQKSADSPYNEFTKNIASVNIKSDKDFTIKFKARYAFSIDSLIFPIVSQNHLDSKDVNDKNNNMIGNGKYKIESYTEREGMVLSVNKDYYEEVPKTMKNIKVGMVPNEDARTSMVMALDSDITNVTLNDLSKFQEKEFNITKYQGRDYECVLFNYNNPFFKDVNFRKAIAHSIDKDRIISEGYMDDATPVNFPLNSKSKYYNSEMKDLEFNKDKAIECLAKVEYANVNSVNQNDNKVKNQKKSAKKNSKKLTPEEEAKAKKAEEDRIKKEAEEKKNREKEEVKKSLSEMNLKIIVNRDNSERIKTANIINENLKAIGINSTVNQLSDKDMENALNSKNYDLALVGWKLSIIPDASSIIASSGYTDDKLNGYMSALTSSTSEIETKKAYKDVQTYIKDNATFISLAVRNNYIVSNSRLKGKITPNDFDVYEGISNLDIKSNESN